GTGATTTGGCCCCTGCTGACCTCACCAGCCCTGTCTCATGCCTACAGCCTCCAACTTTCTGCTTCGTACTACAGGCCTGCCTTCAGCTTCTCAAACATTCTTTTCCTTCAACCCTCCCCCTACCCTTTGCCTATGTTgttctctgtctggaatgctcccttcccctctcctcgaATTTAACTCCTGTTCATCCATTAGATCTCAGTTTAAACATTCCTTCTGCAGAAAAGCCTTTCCCAACCCTGCAGACCAGGTCAGGGACTTTCATTGTATGTACTCGTGACAACCTGGGTTTTTCTTCATGACAACTGTCACTGCATGTGTTTaaacattttggtaaatatttgattaatttctGTCTCCATTAGTAGATTATAAATCTCTAGTAGGTCttgataaatattagttgaataaatgaatgttgaatgaatgtatataaaatatctgGGACATgtcccagtgtctggcacacagtaagtacaCAGTAAGTGGGGACTATTATTATTAGGACCCCTCACGTCTTTATTATTCttatagggtcctgctcagtgtGCTGCTGGCTCTTTGCACTTCTTTCTGAAGCTCTTTCTGAGGACTTTTCCTGGCAATTCTAGTAGAATGGGACAGTGTGGTCATTCATTGTTGATTCATTGCTTATTGAGAAACTTGATAAGAAACATTTTACAcatattctcatttaattctcacaattctaAGAGGTAGGTACTCTAAGTCATCTCcttttttatagttgaggaaactgaggcacagaaagcttaagaaacttgcccaaggtcactgacTTAGTGAGGAGTGGGGCTGGAATTTGAATCTCCCTGCTTCATTCCAGGGTCCACTCTTAATATAAGACTGTGGAGTCTAAGATGGCTGGTACAGTCAACCCAGTGAGGATGGTGTGTGAGTAAATGTCCTTAAACTAAGTGCTGTGTAgtccagagagaggagaagggagaagttAGCCAttgggaaggcttcatggagcaTGTATGGTGAAGACCGAGCCTTGATGGAGGGGTGGGTGTTGGGTCGATAGAGTGGGTGAGGCTTTCCAAGCAGTTGAGCCCACTCAGGTGGGAGAGAAGATGGAATCTACGAAGTGAGAGTAGATCTCAGAAATAACCGAACTTTCCTCATTTTGGTGCTTCTTAGATTGTTTTGTGCCAGAATAATATCTGTAATCAGGCCCATATGAACAGAGTGGTCACCCATGAGCTCATTCATGCATTCGATCATTGTCGAGCTCATGTCGACTGGTTCACCAACGTCAGGCACTTGGCCTGCTCTGAGGTAAGTTTTATTGTAGAAGGTACTTTTCCCCCAAGGACACTGTTGTGTGTTTGAACATTTTATTCAAGTATGATTTATTTAAACGTATTCCTTTTCTTGTCATAATTCCACATTAGTcttcagtttccatttttaaCTATTGAATACAATTCTTTTAGATACAGCAGGTAGACATTTTAAGTATCTTTTTAGAATTGTCTTAAATATAACCTTTAAATCCTAATAATAGTGATGACTTTTAATAATAAGCTATTTTTCCTATGGAATAAACTATATAATACAAAAAATttatagttaacatttactgaggggCCGTGTGCCAAACCCTGTGCTGTTTGTGGACtcttatttaatattcacaacagcccattgaggtagatactgttatccccgttttatttctgtgaaaagtgaGGCAGTTGTTCAGATACCGTacatagtaagtggcagaggcaggattacAACCAGGGTTCTTGACTGGTTTGCTGTGCTGCCTTCCATAGGTAAAGTTCCTAGCTTTCCCTAGAGTAAAACAGTTTGTTTCAAAAATACAACATAGGAAGATATTTATTATTAAGCATTTTGGGTTGCTGtcagaaatacacacatatatatgctccTAGAAAGACATGTGTATTTCATACTTGCATTTCATTAATTGAAGAGTGCAATGTGCTGAGAAGctaaagaaaactaatataaatttCAAGCTTAtactttaaaacttattttctctttcccttgaaATTAATAAGCAGCCTCACTGCATCTGATTATAACTCATATTATTTGGAAAGAAGACCGAAATCtgagcttttaaatatttctctcccTTGGGTGTTATGAGAATTAATGCCTGTTAGCTAGTTAAAGTGTGTTAAGTGCTTTGAGCTCCTCAGAGGAATGAAGCCATGTTATTATAGAAGTAACAAGAAGTGGGCCATTCTGATTGCAGTGAATGAGCAAAAACGTGGCCATGTTGGCTGTAGAATCCATGTGGGTAGTTCCATGACTTTTTCACCTATTAAAGCTGCTTTTTACCTTAAAGatatagaaaattagaaaatacatactAACTTCAGGCTGTCATGTTCATAGCATGACCAGTTTGGAATGTTCTTGATTCTCTGTACCACTTAATTTTTCATAGGCCACTCAAGACCCTGGAGGAAGGGCATGAACTTACACAGGTTTAAGGGACGGTCCAAGAGAGTTTCAGTGATTTGGGCTAGGAGAGCTGGGAGGTTTGTGTGCCTAAAGTGTCTTAGGTACTGATGTATTCAGTTTTAAGCTCACATTGAAACTCAGTTTGTAGATCTTTGGAAGAATGCTTTCTTGAAGTCCTTTTGGTAATTTCTAGAAGTGCTTGTATTTTGTAGAGAGCATAATCTTTACCTTTGAGGTCCAACTCTTTGACTCTTGGTTCCAAAAGAAATTAGTTCTGTCTGTAAGACTCTGGTGGAAAGTTTTGAAAATTCCCTTTGAATAGGTGATTGCCCCCAGTGTATTTGGCGCTGCCTAGTGTAGCTCATGGATATCTGCTCTTTTTCTTAAGAACTTCTTAAGtcaatagaatttaaaaaaaaatcttacaggtactctgtttcagaaaaatataccaattttatattcttttataattaaaaaaatcagttgatataAAGGTGTAGAGCACaagtgcttattttctttttgtttgcctTCTGTCTTTGTGATAGGTTCGAGCTGCTAACCTTAGTGGAGACTGCtcacttttaaatgaaatactcAGGTTACATTTTGGATTAAAACAACACCATCAGGTAAAAACTAACATATGAAATCATTTACTGTTAAGAGTGCTATGAGTGGAAATaatgaatagaaaaatgagaagtacatttagtatttgaaatttgaaagaaCTACTTATATGAAAGAATACAAAATGTGTATCACTTAAGCCAAATAGATGGAATTCAgttctattttataattatggGCAAGCTATGTGACTAAGTGAGAGATTTTCACAGTGAAAAGAGCTACGGTCTCACACGTGGGATACTTTTGGATGGGGGTAGATAAGGACTGGACGTGAAATCACAGCCTGTCTTACTTTTATCCTAACAGCACTGGACTTGTGTTTTGAAACCATCACAGTATTCTCTAGACAAAAAAGTAATACCTGTCAGCACAGAGACTGCACTTCAGTGCAGTGTGTATTAGCACACCTTTAAAGGCTATGTGACGTGACAGCCAAGCTTTGGATCAGCACAGACTTGATTATGATGAGCTGAGCTGAGAGattttgtaaacaaaacaaaatgaaaactataggCAAGATTATCCTGCTAGAAagtttttttgtgttgttgttgtctaaaagaaacactttattttttttaattggggtatagttgttttacaatgttgtgttagtttctactgtactaGAAAGCTTTTAAGGTCCACGATAGATGGGCATGGGGAGAAGAAGTTTAGAACTGATGGACTGGTGAAGAATGTGAGCAGTTCTGCCCATAGCAACCAAGGGGCTCTGTGTCCACACTTAGGAGAAAGGCTGGTCAGAGCTCTTCTATGGGAAGAGGTTGCTGGGCCAATTTGTCAGGTTCATGGGCATCAGGATAGTAGTTTTAACCAGATGCAAAAAGGACAGGCTTGGAACAACAGCAGGAAGGCCCttggttctccagagaaaagagTAACAACTCTGGGGAGGAAGGTAGAAAGTCACAGTGAACTACGAAGAGAAATTTTGAACTCGGTGAATGGGAGTTAGTTAGAAGGCAAACCTGGGGCCTGGGAAGGGTGGCTACTCTGATAGGGCTGTTATGCTTTCAGCCTGTGCCAAGTCCGCTTAGTGATGTGCCCCTGACTTGTGCTGCATGTCTTCCATGCCCTCCAATCCCTGCTCATCTGGTGAATTCAGCTCAGGCAGCATTTGAATGGGCAGTGTGTTCTGGCTCTCGGTGGAAGTAGGACATCCTACATCAGAACATCCCAGAGAAGAGGCTAATGCAGTTAAGGCATGTAATCCGGGGTCCAGAGTCTTTGAAAGAGaaatctttcctctttttaactTGGGTAGCAGCAGCAGAAAATGAATAGAACTAGCAATAGGATGGAAAATACGTGGAGGTAGTGGGAGAAGAGTCCTAGAGAACAGAGTCCCTGCTTTTGTACAGTATGTACCCAAGAAAaaagttgtttgattttttgttttcccctgaAAAATTAGGATGCCATcaaattttgtgtgtatgtatgtgtggttTCCTGTTGCCTCCAGGGGAGATGCCCCTCTCGAAGGAAAAGTTATCTAGCATTGGTCACCTGAAAAGCTAAGGGAGAGAGAGGCACAGgagtatatttcatatttattcaaattaaaaaactcAACCAGAACcttatttatagacttttatGATATTGCAAATTTGGAGTTATTGTTTAGCAGATACTGCCTAGAAATTATCATCATTAGGAAAGATgagaagaagggaggaggggaaggagatctTACTTATACCTAAATAATTTTAGATTGAGCTAAACATGTTCCATAATTTAATCTTTCTTCTTTGGACtgacagaaattaataaaataacatgagAGGAAATTAATTTTGACTGTGGTTCACACATTGTATAAAATGTTACTATTTCATGacaaaattttcatatatttataaaattaaagccACATACTTTTCTCCTTAGACTTGTGTGCGAGACAGAGCCATTCGTTCTATCCTGGCTGTTAGGAACATCAGCAAAGAAGTAGCTCAGAAGGCTGTTGATGAAGTTTTTGAATCTTGTTTCAATGACCATGAACCTTTTGGAAGGATCCCTCATAATAAGACCTATGCAAGATATGCTCATAGAGACTTTCAAAACCGGGATCGGTACTACTCAAATATATGAAGACGATGACATTTTATATTGCAGAGCTTCAGTGATCATGAAGAAAGTGTGGTTCCCAAGTGGACAAACATAAAACGTAAATGATCaattaaatacagagaagacACAGAAGATGCTGATTCTAGCATCAGAAAAAGTAACTGTGGTAAGAAATGAAACTGCCTTAAACTCCAAGGCAAAAATTGTATCTTTGTAGCTAACCATTTGGTAAATAAGGCaaataaattgcattttaaaattttctacaatgtacttgttattgtgttttattttttatgattgtgatttacttttattacattttaaaacttgattATGAAACCTGTGAAGTATGCCCTTTAtgatgtgtatgtcttctttggaaaaatgtctattcaaatcctctgcccattttaaaatcaggttgtttgtttattttgatgttgagttgta
The genomic region above belongs to Balaenoptera musculus isolate JJ_BM4_2016_0621 chromosome 10, mBalMus1.pri.v3, whole genome shotgun sequence and contains:
- the ATP23 gene encoding mitochondrial inner membrane protease ATP23 homolog isoform X4; protein product: MEQLRLADPYVKLLLDAMKHSGCAVNKERHFSCEDCNGNVSGGFDASVSQIVLCQNNICNQAHMNRVVTHELIHAFDHCRAHVDWFTNVRHLACSEVRAANLSGDCSLLNEILRLHFGLKQHHQTCVRDRAIRSILAVRNISKEVAQKAVDEVFESCFNDHEPFGRIPHNKTYARYAHRDFQNRDRYYSNI
- the ATP23 gene encoding mitochondrial inner membrane protease ATP23 homolog isoform X6; translation: MAGAPGERGPGPAAGEQLQQQHVGCQVFPERLAQGKPQQGFLSSFFTNNQKCQLMLLQTLETNPYVKLLLDAMKHSGCAVNKERHFSCEDCNGNVSGGFDASVSQIVLCQNNICNQAHMNRVVTHELIHAFDHCRAHVDWFTNVRHLACSEVRAANLSGDCSLLNEILRLHFGLKQHHQTCVRDRAIRSILAVRNISKEVAQKAVDEVFESCFNDHEPFGRIPHNKTYARYAHRDFQNRDRYYSNI
- the ATP23 gene encoding mitochondrial inner membrane protease ATP23 homolog isoform X7; translation: MNRVVTHELIHAFDHCRAHVDWFTNVRHLACSEVRAANLSGDCSLLNEILRLHFGLKQHHQTCVRDRAIRSILAVRNISKEVAQKAVDEVFESCFNDHEPFGRIPHNKTYARYAHRDFQNRDRYYSNI
- the ATP23 gene encoding mitochondrial inner membrane protease ATP23 homolog isoform X3; this encodes MAETFRGRRVLNGQYWSGDPYVKLLLDAMKHSGCAVNKERHFSCEDCNGNVSGGFDASVSQIVLCQNNICNQAHMNRVVTHELIHAFDHCRAHVDWFTNVRHLACSEVRAANLSGDCSLLNEILRLHFGLKQHHQTCVRDRAIRSILAVRNISKEVAQKAVDEVFESCFNDHEPFGRIPHNKTYARYAHRDFQNRDRYYSNI
- the ATP23 gene encoding mitochondrial inner membrane protease ATP23 homolog isoform X5, with the translated sequence MKHSGCAVNKERHFSCEDCNGNVSGGFDASVSQIVLCQNNICNQAHMNRVVTHELIHAFDHCRAHVDWFTNVRHLACSEVRAANLSGDCSLLNEILRLHFGLKQHHQTCVRDRAIRSILAVRNISKEVAQKAVDEVFESCFNDHEPFGRIPHNKTYARYAHRDFQNRDRYYSNI
- the ATP23 gene encoding mitochondrial inner membrane protease ATP23 homolog isoform X1 — its product is MAGAPGERGPGPAAGEQLQQQHVGCQVFPERLAQGKPQQGFLSSFFTNNQKCQLMLLQTLETSRSHPYVKLLLDAMKHSGCAVNKERHFSCEDCNGNVSGGFDASVSQIVLCQNNICNQAHMNRVVTHELIHAFDHCRAHVDWFTNVRHLACSEVRAANLSGDCSLLNEILRLHFGLKQHHQTCVRDRAIRSILAVRNISKEVAQKAVDEVFESCFNDHEPFGRIPHNKTYARYAHRDFQNRDRYYSNI